A stretch of the Paenibacillus dendritiformis genome encodes the following:
- a CDS encoding AAA family ATPase has protein sequence MDLSRIHALAQAIKRNVQQVIVGKDDTLDRIFVALFTGGHVLLEDVPGTGKTLLAKSIAKSIDGTFKRIQFTPDLLPTDLSGMNVYNQKRGEFEFRPGPVFTNLLLADEINRATPRTQSSLLECMEERQVSIDGVTTQLEEPFIVLATQNPLDNFGTFPLPEAQLDRFMLKLKLGYPTFEEGLRILSRFRTEDPMQELAPVATREDIKAARAGYTRVHVDDAILEYVLGIVERTRSHPDIALGASPRASQALLRAVQAYAVIRGRDYVSPDDVKAMAAPVLAHRLLLHHAAGSRDELAASVLAQIVSQVPVPAEARAAE, from the coding sequence ATGGACTTATCCCGTATTCATGCTCTCGCCCAAGCGATCAAACGCAATGTGCAGCAGGTTATCGTCGGCAAGGACGATACGCTGGACCGCATCTTCGTCGCTCTGTTCACCGGCGGCCACGTGCTGCTGGAGGACGTGCCGGGCACCGGCAAGACGCTGCTCGCCAAATCCATCGCCAAGTCGATCGACGGCACCTTCAAGCGCATTCAATTCACGCCCGATCTGCTGCCGACCGATCTGAGCGGAATGAATGTGTACAACCAGAAGCGGGGCGAATTCGAATTCCGGCCGGGCCCGGTCTTCACGAACCTGCTGCTCGCCGACGAGATTAACCGGGCGACCCCGCGCACCCAATCCAGCCTGCTGGAATGCATGGAAGAGCGCCAGGTCAGCATCGACGGCGTCACGACGCAGCTCGAAGAGCCGTTTATCGTGCTGGCGACACAGAATCCGCTCGACAACTTCGGCACCTTCCCGCTGCCGGAGGCCCAGTTGGACCGCTTCATGCTGAAGCTGAAGCTTGGCTATCCGACGTTCGAGGAAGGACTGCGCATCCTGTCGCGCTTCCGCACGGAGGATCCGATGCAGGAGCTTGCCCCGGTCGCGACGCGGGAGGACATCAAGGCGGCCCGGGCCGGATATACCCGGGTCCATGTGGACGATGCCATCCTCGAATATGTGCTCGGCATTGTCGAGCGGACGCGCAGCCACCCGGACATCGCCCTGGGAGCCAGCCCGCGGGCCAGCCAGGCGCTGCTTCGGGCCGTACAGGCCTATGCCGTCATCCGCGGGCGGGATTACGTATCGCCGGACGATGTGAAGGCGATGGCCGCTCCGGTGCTGGCGCACCGACTGCTGCTTCATCATGCGGCCGGATCACGGGATGAGCTCGCCGCTTCCGTCCTGGCCCAGATCGTAAGCCAGGTGCCGGTTCCGGCAGAAGCCCGCGCGGCGGAGTGA
- a CDS encoding ABC transporter permease codes for MKKYKIGGYIRGAVIASAIILLFMLFVSFVQKAEEGAPAFTSLLEAFDFGVTIVRGTFIVFAAVLLSRLVIEEFRSKSITVLFMYPISRKKLIAAKLAIVVIFTFCAIILSTLFVTSGYYLLNRWLDLVPGGLPLSALASQGLKAFINAIAASGMGLIPLFFGMRKHSVSATIVSSILMMAIITSSTNGFSLGSIIFIPLALAVTGGLIAYFTIRNIEHVDVTT; via the coding sequence ATGAAAAAATATAAGATCGGCGGCTACATCCGCGGAGCCGTCATCGCCAGCGCCATCATCCTCCTCTTCATGCTGTTCGTCAGCTTCGTGCAGAAGGCGGAGGAGGGCGCTCCTGCCTTTACCAGCCTGCTTGAGGCATTCGACTTCGGCGTCACGATCGTGCGGGGGACCTTCATTGTGTTCGCGGCGGTGCTGCTCTCGCGCTTGGTCATCGAGGAATTCCGGAGCAAGTCGATTACGGTGCTGTTCATGTACCCGATCAGCCGTAAGAAGCTTATCGCGGCCAAGCTGGCGATTGTTGTCATTTTCACGTTCTGCGCCATCATCCTGTCTACCCTGTTCGTGACAAGCGGCTATTATCTCCTGAACCGGTGGCTTGATCTGGTGCCCGGGGGCCTGCCGTTATCGGCGCTCGCCTCCCAAGGCTTGAAGGCCTTCATCAATGCGATCGCCGCCAGCGGCATGGGACTGATCCCGCTATTCTTCGGGATGCGGAAGCATTCGGTCTCGGCGACCATCGTCTCTTCGATTCTGATGATGGCGATTATCACCTCCAGCACCAACGGGTTCTCGCTGGGGTCGATTATCTTCATTCCGCTGGCGTTGGCGGTTACCGGCGGGCTGATCGCTTACTTCACCATCCGCAATATTGAGCATGTCGATGTGACGACTTGA
- a CDS encoding ABC transporter ATP-binding protein produces MTYALRTYRVTKSYQGNEVVSEVSMNIRRGEIYGFLGPNGAGKTTLMKMMTNLVKPTSGEIEILGQKLTDTSYELLGRMGSIIEYPIFYDKLTARENLDLHCEYMGYHDKKAIDEALELVNLRGIDKKTVKDFSLGMKQRLGIARAITTKPELLLLDEPINGLDPIGIKELRDLFRMLSREYGITLLISSHMLGEIEQMADTIGVINHGKLLAEVGMAEVREQNAAYIEIVTANSQHAVFVLENKMNLTNLRLMNEQVIRVYDTDLPQNEIAKTLIMNEVIIESIHKKNHSLEDYFLNLLNGGGIHA; encoded by the coding sequence ATGACCTATGCATTGCGAACCTATCGGGTCACGAAAAGCTATCAAGGCAATGAAGTCGTGTCGGAAGTCAGCATGAATATCCGGCGGGGAGAAATCTACGGATTTCTCGGGCCGAACGGCGCCGGCAAGACGACCTTGATGAAAATGATGACGAATCTGGTCAAGCCGACCAGCGGCGAGATCGAAATTCTCGGGCAGAAGCTGACGGACACGTCCTATGAGCTGCTCGGACGGATGGGATCGATTATCGAATATCCAATCTTCTACGATAAGCTCACGGCGCGCGAGAATCTGGATTTGCACTGCGAATATATGGGCTACCATGACAAAAAGGCGATTGACGAGGCGCTGGAGCTGGTCAATCTGCGCGGCATCGACAAGAAAACGGTCAAGGACTTCTCCCTGGGGATGAAGCAGCGGCTTGGCATTGCCCGCGCCATCACGACGAAGCCGGAGCTGCTCCTGCTCGACGAGCCGATTAACGGACTCGATCCGATCGGCATCAAGGAGCTGCGGGATCTGTTCCGGATGCTGTCCCGCGAATACGGGATTACACTGCTCATTTCAAGCCATATGCTGGGGGAGATCGAGCAGATGGCCGATACGATCGGCGTCATCAATCATGGCAAGCTGCTCGCCGAGGTGGGAATGGCGGAAGTGAGGGAGCAGAACGCCGCCTATATCGAGATCGTCACGGCGAACAGCCAGCATGCGGTGTTCGTGCTGGAGAACAAGATGAACCTCACGAACCTTCGGTTGATGAACGAGCAGGTCATACGGGTATATGACACGGATCTGCCGCAGAACGAGATTGCGAAGACGCTGATCATGAACGAGGTCATTATCGAATCGATTCATAAGAAAAACCACTCCCTGGAAGACTACTTCCTCAATTTATTGAACGGAGGCGGCATCCATGCGTAA
- a CDS encoding sensor histidine kinase has translation MIIHLVYGALIAILLLLLLLQWRARRVRSAKLAYIHSKLHLILSEPTREKLLVVTSDPELRPILIEINRLLSENQKVTAQYNRTEQSIRRMLSNISHDLKTPLTVILGYIETLSLDPDMPAEERQRLLERVNEKLHDVLKLIRTFFDLAKLESGDKELPLTRLDINEACRKSMLQFYDTLTSRGFDVDIGIPETPMYAHANEEALERILNNLISNAIHHGGDGQAIGIRTREEEGFILIEVWDRGKGIQELHRDRVFERMYTMEDSRNKSFEGSGLGLTITKRLVEHMGGAIHLDSKPYEKTVFTIRLRALTY, from the coding sequence ATGATCATCCATCTCGTGTACGGCGCACTGATTGCCATTCTGCTCCTTCTCCTCTTGCTGCAATGGCGGGCGCGGCGGGTTCGAAGCGCCAAGCTCGCATATATCCATTCGAAGCTGCATCTCATATTGAGCGAGCCGACACGCGAGAAGCTGCTGGTCGTCACGAGCGATCCCGAACTGCGGCCGATCCTGATAGAGATCAACCGCCTCTTGAGCGAGAATCAGAAGGTAACGGCCCAATACAACCGCACGGAGCAGTCGATTCGCCGCATGCTGTCGAACATTTCCCATGATCTGAAGACGCCGCTAACCGTCATCCTTGGTTATATCGAGACGCTGAGCCTGGATCCCGATATGCCTGCGGAAGAGCGGCAGCGCTTATTGGAACGGGTGAATGAGAAGCTGCACGATGTGCTGAAGCTGATCCGCACCTTCTTCGATCTGGCGAAGCTGGAGTCGGGAGACAAGGAGCTGCCGCTGACCCGGCTGGATATCAATGAGGCCTGCCGGAAGAGCATGCTTCAGTTCTATGATACGCTGACTTCGCGAGGCTTCGATGTCGATATCGGAATCCCGGAGACACCGATGTATGCGCACGCGAACGAAGAGGCCCTGGAACGCATTCTGAACAATCTTATCTCGAACGCTATCCATCATGGCGGCGACGGCCAGGCGATCGGCATCCGGACCCGCGAGGAGGAAGGCTTCATTTTGATCGAGGTGTGGGACAGAGGCAAAGGCATTCAGGAGCTGCATCGCGATCGGGTATTTGAACGGATGTATACGATGGAGGATTCACGGAACAAATCCTTCGAAGGCAGCGGGCTCGGCCTGACGATTACGAAGCGGCTCGTGGAGCATATGGGCGGCGCCATTCATCTGGACAGCAAGCCGTATGAGAAGACCGTCTTCACGATTCGGCTGCGCGCTCTCACCTATTGA
- a CDS encoding response regulator transcription factor translates to MKQHILLIEDDPGIVEMVGNHLSKEGFAVAAAGNGEEGLTLFGQRSYDIVIVDLMMPKLDGYEVIKRIRERSSVPILIMSAKDCDVDKALGLGFGADDYVAKPFSLIELSARVKASIRRATEYARPAEPEERVVTYGPLSLYVDGYRATKQDREIKLTSTEFELLKLFMTNPNRVFTKAQIYGFVWGDDYLGDENVINVHIRRLREKIEDDPSHPVYITTLWGIGYKWEGK, encoded by the coding sequence ATGAAGCAGCATATTTTGCTGATTGAAGACGATCCCGGCATCGTGGAGATGGTGGGCAATCATTTGTCGAAGGAAGGATTCGCCGTCGCGGCGGCCGGCAATGGGGAGGAAGGCCTGACCCTCTTCGGCCAGCGTTCCTATGATATCGTCATCGTGGATCTGATGATGCCGAAGCTCGACGGGTACGAAGTGATTAAGCGGATACGGGAGCGAAGCTCGGTTCCGATTCTGATTATGTCGGCGAAGGACTGCGACGTGGACAAAGCGTTGGGGCTTGGCTTCGGCGCCGATGATTATGTGGCCAAGCCGTTCTCCTTGATTGAGCTGTCGGCCCGGGTGAAGGCGTCTATCCGGCGCGCCACCGAATATGCGCGGCCGGCCGAACCTGAGGAGCGCGTTGTCACCTATGGCCCGCTCAGCCTGTATGTAGACGGCTACCGCGCCACCAAGCAGGATCGGGAGATTAAGCTGACCTCGACCGAGTTCGAGCTGCTGAAGCTGTTCATGACGAATCCGAACCGGGTCTTCACGAAGGCTCAGATCTACGGCTTCGTCTGGGGCGACGACTATTTGGGCGACGAGAATGTCATTAATGTCCATATCCGCCGATTGCGGGAGAAGATCGAGGACGATCCTTCCCATCCGGTCTATATTACGACCCTATGGGGCATCGGTTACAAGTGGGAAGGGAAGTAA
- a CDS encoding GNAT family N-acetyltransferase: protein MERQHMEAAAAILAEGFKEDGLYVHLLPDPSTRVEVLKLFFRNYIELLYDYGGLYATSENMEAVALIFRSERMSASLASRASYAWGVVRAVAKSLGMCRCIGPARFLRGLSGLRSMSSAWLASLGDQPYLHLDMLVVQPQYRGQGWVRKMMSPLLAECRERGIACTLETQNPRNVGLYEHYGFTVVDTIRLRKSDLKQYCMVCLPGRGGLAERESRLSGSHAATRHKP from the coding sequence TTGGAACGCCAGCATATGGAAGCCGCGGCCGCGATCCTGGCCGAAGGCTTCAAGGAAGACGGATTGTATGTGCACTTGCTGCCTGATCCGTCGACCCGCGTGGAAGTGCTGAAGTTGTTTTTTCGAAATTATATCGAATTGTTGTATGATTACGGCGGCTTATATGCGACATCCGAGAACATGGAGGCCGTCGCGCTCATCTTCCGCTCGGAGCGGATGAGCGCGTCCTTGGCTTCCCGCGCGAGCTACGCATGGGGCGTTGTCCGGGCCGTCGCGAAGTCGTTGGGCATGTGCCGCTGCATCGGTCCGGCCCGCTTCCTGCGCGGCTTATCGGGCCTGCGCAGCATGAGCTCGGCCTGGCTGGCCTCATTGGGCGACCAGCCTTACCTGCATCTCGACATGCTCGTGGTACAGCCGCAATACCGGGGCCAGGGCTGGGTGCGGAAGATGATGTCCCCGCTGCTGGCCGAATGCCGCGAACGGGGAATCGCCTGTACCCTGGAGACGCAAAATCCGCGCAATGTCGGGCTGTATGAGCATTACGGCTTCACGGTCGTGGATACGATCCGGCTGCGGAAGAGCGACCTGAAGCAGTATTGCATGGTCTGTCTGCCCGGACGCGGCGGTTTGGCAGAACGGGAGTCCCGGCTATCCGGCAGCCATGCCGCAACGCGGCACAAGCCCTAA
- a CDS encoding protein kinase domain-containing protein, with protein sequence MNSMTHGLNLPGYEADKIIYEDPYLYVCYAYAAKRKQPALLKVVKEGSRTIIENAKLLHEYEGAARVPVDGILRPVTVVPHGHALILEYEPVNGVTLRRYFEMQSVSLNEFLELGIGICRMIEALHQQQVLHLNLKPDTLLVQMVTKRIYVTGFGYALFLRQDGGQPVKRPLLEGNPIYMSPEQTGRMNCDLGPYSDLYSLGMTWYELLAEELPFEADNALAWSHAHMARRPVPLIERRPDLPPELAEIVMRLLEKDPEARYPDARTLRVALEECLEGRRNSHASELPEGTLRDQAAPARQLSVTALYPDDPGPILPHPALGQAGDAPLFGLSGPFAGHDGGGYPQTLDLAAVVQSSRCFAEGWAGRGLADKLLATILMQAGAGQGHLIVLRQGTPYAEASIDTDRDGMSECGEFRPCPLGEFGAVPEELVRAALQAGEPMLLRTESGKRSGSSKPHGPAAFAPEERAGRPASVLALPIRLHDQVRGCLYLVNGRTRHAFVPGRQGTLHTLACQLLYVAEAQGRMQLPSKEELQRLAKVEELTAREREVLSLLARSLSNKEIAEELLVSAETVKAHIKNLFKKLGVDRRMKAVSVAKTLGWLEERGP encoded by the coding sequence ATGAATTCAATGACGCACGGCCTGAACCTTCCCGGATATGAAGCAGATAAAATTATATATGAGGACCCTTACCTGTACGTCTGTTACGCCTATGCGGCGAAGCGGAAGCAGCCCGCCCTGCTCAAGGTAGTGAAGGAAGGCAGCCGCACCATCATCGAGAACGCGAAGCTGCTGCATGAATACGAAGGCGCCGCTCGCGTGCCTGTCGACGGCATCCTGCGGCCGGTGACGGTCGTGCCGCATGGCCACGCCCTCATCCTGGAGTATGAGCCGGTGAACGGGGTAACCTTGCGGCGCTACTTCGAGATGCAATCCGTATCGCTCAACGAGTTCCTGGAGCTCGGCATCGGCATATGCCGGATGATCGAGGCGCTCCACCAGCAGCAGGTGCTCCATCTCAATCTCAAGCCCGATACGCTCCTTGTGCAGATGGTGACGAAGCGAATCTATGTGACCGGCTTCGGATATGCCTTGTTCCTGCGGCAGGATGGGGGACAGCCGGTGAAGCGCCCGCTGCTGGAGGGCAATCCGATCTATATGTCCCCGGAGCAGACCGGGCGCATGAACTGCGATCTCGGCCCGTACTCGGATCTGTACTCCCTGGGCATGACCTGGTATGAACTGCTGGCGGAAGAGCTGCCATTCGAGGCGGACAACGCGCTCGCCTGGTCGCATGCGCATATGGCGCGGCGCCCCGTGCCGTTAATCGAACGGAGGCCGGACCTGCCCCCGGAGCTGGCGGAGATCGTGATGAGGCTGCTGGAGAAGGACCCGGAAGCGCGCTATCCGGATGCGCGCACGCTGCGCGTCGCGCTGGAGGAATGCCTGGAGGGGCGGCGGAACAGCCACGCATCGGAGCTGCCGGAGGGAACGTTGCGGGATCAGGCTGCGCCGGCGCGGCAGCTATCGGTGACAGCGCTCTACCCTGACGATCCGGGGCCTATCCTGCCGCACCCTGCGCTTGGCCAGGCCGGTGACGCTCCGCTGTTCGGCTTGAGCGGCCCGTTCGCGGGGCATGACGGCGGCGGCTATCCGCAGACGCTGGATCTGGCGGCGGTCGTCCAGTCCTCCCGCTGCTTCGCGGAGGGTTGGGCCGGACGCGGACTGGCGGATAAGCTGCTCGCCACGATTCTGATGCAGGCCGGAGCGGGGCAGGGGCATCTCATCGTCTTGCGCCAGGGCACGCCTTACGCGGAAGCGTCGATAGATACGGACAGGGACGGGATGAGCGAGTGCGGCGAATTCCGGCCTTGTCCGCTGGGCGAGTTCGGCGCCGTGCCGGAGGAGCTTGTCCGCGCTGCGCTTCAAGCGGGCGAGCCGATGCTGCTGCGCACCGAGAGCGGGAAGCGCTCCGGCAGTTCGAAGCCGCATGGGCCGGCGGCGTTCGCGCCCGAAGAGAGGGCCGGCCGCCCGGCCTCTGTGCTGGCGCTGCCGATTCGGCTTCATGACCAGGTGAGGGGCTGCCTGTATCTGGTCAATGGACGGACGCGGCACGCCTTCGTCCCGGGACGTCAGGGAACGCTGCACACATTGGCTTGCCAGCTGCTGTACGTGGCGGAAGCCCAGGGCAGAATGCAGCTGCCGTCCAAGGAGGAGCTGCAGCGGCTGGCGAAGGTGGAGGAGCTCACCGCCCGCGAACGGGAGGTGCTCAGCCTGCTGGCCCGCAGCCTCTCGAACAAGGAGATTGCCGAAGAACTGCTGGTGTCGGCCGAGACGGTGAAGGCCCATATCAAAAACCTGTTCAAGAAGCTCGGGGTCGATCGCCGCATGAAGGCGGTCTCCGTCGCCAAAACGCTCGGCTGGCTGGAGGAGCGGGGGCCCTAG
- a CDS encoding YkoF family thiamine/hydroxymethylpyrimidine-binding protein — MKKSMCGTGQIAGCRFSLYPMSDRFVELILGALEATDLSKVWSKTDEVSTCVRGKTEHVFDVVKSIFLHCARSGVHTVLNATFSVGCPGDSEADYCMTEDAHRLNEDLSRLISVRTDAQFSLYPLGTPDYMDTISDIIGLAREEGTFTKGVHYASGLQGDAHDVFATLEHAFERARTSDSAHIVLTANISAHSPSRKS; from the coding sequence ATGAAAAAATCGATGTGCGGCACCGGCCAGATCGCCGGCTGCCGGTTCTCGCTCTATCCGATGAGCGATCGGTTCGTGGAGCTGATTCTCGGCGCCTTGGAGGCAACGGACCTGTCCAAAGTATGGTCGAAGACGGATGAGGTGAGCACCTGCGTCCGCGGCAAGACGGAGCATGTGTTCGACGTGGTGAAGTCAATCTTTCTCCACTGCGCCCGGTCGGGCGTTCATACCGTGCTGAATGCGACCTTTTCGGTCGGCTGCCCCGGCGACAGCGAAGCCGATTATTGCATGACAGAGGACGCCCATCGCCTGAATGAAGACCTCTCCCGCCTGATCTCGGTCCGGACGGATGCGCAGTTCTCGCTCTATCCGCTCGGCACGCCGGATTATATGGATACCATCTCTGACATTATCGGTCTTGCCCGGGAAGAAGGCACCTTCACCAAGGGGGTGCATTATGCGAGCGGGCTGCAGGGCGACGCGCATGACGTGTTCGCGACGCTGGAGCATGCCTTCGAGCGGGCGCGGACAAGCGACAGCGCTCATATCGTGCTGACGGCGAATATTTCGGCGCATAGCCCGAGCCGGAAGTCATGA
- a CDS encoding ECF transporter S component, producing MQRWKLKDIVMLSSLSVVFAVVYLLFFQVGNILVGFMGPMGYEVIFGIWFIVSIIAATILRKPGAAVISETVAGVVEVLIGNAVGPILIVSALIQGLGAEAAFAATRYRSYSLRTLMLAGVGAALFSFAWGYFRSGFGAYSAGLVIAMLAVRCVSGALIAGLLGHGIAQSLKRTGVLRSYPIAKEGSRAA from the coding sequence ATGCAACGTTGGAAATTAAAAGATATCGTCATGCTCAGCTCGCTGTCTGTCGTCTTTGCCGTTGTCTATTTGCTGTTCTTCCAGGTCGGCAATATCCTGGTCGGCTTCATGGGGCCGATGGGCTACGAAGTCATCTTCGGCATCTGGTTCATCGTATCGATTATCGCCGCCACGATTCTGCGCAAGCCGGGCGCCGCCGTCATCTCGGAGACGGTGGCCGGCGTCGTCGAGGTGCTGATCGGCAACGCGGTCGGACCGATCCTGATCGTGTCCGCCCTCATTCAAGGGCTCGGCGCTGAAGCGGCCTTCGCGGCCACCCGCTACCGCAGCTACAGCCTGAGGACGCTGATGCTGGCCGGGGTCGGGGCGGCCCTGTTCAGCTTCGCGTGGGGCTACTTCCGCAGCGGCTTCGGCGCATACTCCGCCGGCCTCGTCATCGCGATGCTGGCCGTCCGCTGCGTCAGCGGGGCGCTCATCGCAGGGCTGCTCGGCCACGGCATCGCCCAGTCGCTGAAGCGGACCGGCGTGCTGCGCAGCTATCCAATCGCGAAGGAAGGCTCTCGCGCCGCATGA
- a CDS encoding ABC transporter ATP-binding protein encodes MSRVDMSRMSGRVAAIQAEGLTLALEAGADPILCGIDVRIGDGETALLLGPSGCGKSSLALCLAGLYPHAIDSEVQGRVLVYGKPVSERAAGNAPWAASIVFQDFESQFCLLRVEEEIAFCLENLGCPREEMDGRISGALAAVDLAPWREAPIHELSGGMKQRLALACAIAMETRLLVLDEPTSNLDPASRRQFAAYVRELARARGLAVLVIEHQIDEWIGQADRLLVMDAAGAIAYDGPPAAYYAGAAPEAPGIWQPGPLRLYRELRRLVPGEEPPAKAAVLTEQDLAAELARWSEAGRERALRALAAPSPSGCRVAGVRAGGGPAPLLEAEGLRFRRGGRPVADGISLTVRAGEWVAIAGPNGAGKSTLASLLAGLNEPEAGMVRLQGRPLGDYTEKELRTWIGYVFQNPEHQFITDTVADELAFGLRLQGIAPAAIEQAVQEALRRLRLENAAQASPFSLSQGQKRRLSVASALTDEQRLLILDEPTYGQDADTTRELMDMLGERVRRGNAVIMITHDMELAYAYADRILVLRDGRAAYDGPPASLWADHAELAADCQLLPPLRCAAAGRVAGPIGNRREKHAELAGMESEHEGIGGHHCRYSVVADP; translated from the coding sequence ATGAGCCGCGTGGATATGAGCCGCATGAGCGGGCGCGTGGCGGCGATCCAGGCCGAGGGGCTGACGCTCGCTCTCGAGGCGGGCGCGGATCCGATCCTGTGCGGCATCGACGTCCGCATCGGCGACGGGGAGACGGCGCTGCTGCTCGGGCCGAGCGGCTGCGGCAAGAGCTCGCTCGCCCTCTGCCTGGCCGGGCTGTACCCTCACGCCATCGACAGCGAGGTGCAGGGCCGGGTGCTGGTGTACGGGAAGCCGGTCAGCGAGCGGGCGGCGGGGAACGCGCCTTGGGCGGCCAGCATCGTGTTCCAGGATTTCGAGAGCCAATTCTGCCTGCTGCGGGTCGAGGAGGAGATCGCCTTCTGCCTGGAGAACCTCGGCTGTCCGCGGGAGGAGATGGACGGCCGCATCAGCGGGGCGCTGGCGGCGGTGGACCTCGCCCCCTGGCGCGAGGCGCCGATTCACGAGCTGTCCGGCGGCATGAAGCAGCGGCTGGCGCTGGCCTGCGCCATCGCGATGGAGACGCGCCTGCTCGTGCTCGACGAGCCGACATCGAATCTTGACCCGGCGTCCCGCAGACAGTTCGCGGCATACGTCCGCGAGCTCGCCCGGGCGCGCGGTCTGGCCGTGCTCGTCATCGAGCATCAGATCGACGAGTGGATCGGCCAGGCGGACCGGCTGCTCGTGATGGACGCCGCCGGCGCCATCGCTTACGACGGGCCGCCCGCCGCGTATTATGCCGGCGCGGCGCCGGAAGCGCCCGGCATCTGGCAGCCGGGTCCGCTCCGGCTGTACCGCGAGCTGAGGCGGCTTGTCCCGGGCGAGGAACCGCCGGCGAAGGCGGCGGTGTTGACGGAGCAGGACCTCGCCGCCGAGCTGGCCCGGTGGAGCGAGGCGGGCCGGGAGCGCGCGCTGCGGGCGCTCGCCGCGCCTTCCCCGTCCGGCTGCAGGGTAGCCGGAGTGCGGGCCGGAGGCGGACCCGCCCCTCTGCTGGAGGCGGAAGGCTTGCGCTTCCGGCGCGGCGGCCGCCCGGTGGCGGACGGGATCTCGCTGACCGTGCGCGCGGGAGAATGGGTCGCCATCGCCGGGCCGAACGGGGCGGGCAAATCGACGCTCGCCTCGCTGCTGGCCGGGCTCAACGAGCCGGAGGCCGGAATGGTCCGGCTGCAGGGACGGCCTCTCGGCGACTACACGGAGAAGGAGCTCCGGACCTGGATCGGCTACGTCTTCCAAAATCCGGAGCATCAATTCATTACCGATACGGTCGCCGATGAGCTTGCCTTCGGGCTCCGGCTGCAGGGCATTGCGCCGGCCGCGATCGAGCAGGCGGTTCAGGAAGCGCTGCGCCGCCTGCGGCTGGAGAATGCCGCCCAGGCGAGCCCGTTCTCGCTCAGCCAAGGCCAGAAGCGGCGGCTGAGCGTCGCTTCGGCGCTGACCGATGAGCAGAGGCTGCTCATCCTGGACGAGCCGACTTACGGCCAGGACGCCGACACGACCCGCGAGCTGATGGATATGCTCGGGGAACGGGTCCGGCGCGGGAACGCGGTTATCATGATTACGCATGATATGGAGCTGGCCTATGCGTATGCGGATCGCATCCTTGTCCTCCGGGACGGACGCGCAGCCTATGACGGACCGCCCGCCTCGCTGTGGGCGGACCATGCGGAGCTGGCGGCGGACTGCCAGCTGCTGCCGCCGCTCCGCTGCGCGGCAGCCGGCAGGGTGGCCGGGCCCATCGGGAACAGGAGGGAGAAGCATGCTGAGCTTGCAGGAATGGAATCCGAGCATGAAGGGATTGGCGGTCATCATTGCCGTTATTCTGTTGTCGCTGACCCTTGA
- a CDS encoding energy-coupling factor transporter transmembrane component T family protein, with amino-acid sequence MLSLQEWNPSMKGLAVIIAVILLSLTLDPITPLLALIWTAAMTFALGRVPWKKWLLGFAPFLIMSIGYVWTALLLSRAAADGASDVVWEWGAFSVTAAALHQALSLGLRVLIFSALSLLFILTTDPVRFMLSLMQQCRLSPKWAYGILAGYRFLPFFREELRILQHAHRMRGLERERGWRGRLRAMKRYAIPLLASAIRKSERVAVAMLSKGFTGKRERPYYVRLRVTWKDWLLLLLLIGGICGCYLLSWTIGSVRLYRGEL; translated from the coding sequence ATGCTGAGCTTGCAGGAATGGAATCCGAGCATGAAGGGATTGGCGGTCATCATTGCCGTTATTCTGTTGTCGCTGACCCTTGATCCGATCACGCCGCTGCTGGCGCTCATCTGGACCGCAGCGATGACATTCGCGCTTGGCCGCGTGCCGTGGAAGAAATGGCTGCTCGGCTTCGCTCCGTTCCTGATCATGAGTATCGGGTATGTATGGACGGCGCTATTGCTTTCGCGCGCAGCAGCGGACGGGGCTTCTGACGTGGTATGGGAGTGGGGAGCCTTCTCGGTAACGGCGGCAGCGCTGCATCAAGCGCTCTCGCTCGGACTGCGGGTGCTCATCTTCTCGGCGCTGTCGCTGCTGTTCATCCTGACGACGGACCCCGTCCGCTTCATGCTGAGCCTGATGCAGCAGTGCAGATTGTCGCCGAAGTGGGCATACGGCATCCTGGCAGGCTACCGCTTCCTCCCGTTCTTCCGGGAGGAGCTGCGGATTCTGCAGCATGCGCACCGCATGCGCGGCCTGGAACGGGAACGCGGCTGGCGGGGCCGGCTGCGCGCCATGAAGCGGTATGCCATCCCGCTCCTCGCCTCCGCTATCCGCAAGTCGGAGCGCGTCGCCGTCGCCATGCTCTCCAAAGGCTTCACCGGCAAGCGGGAGCGCCCCTATTACGTGCGCCTGCGGGTGACCTGGAAGGATTGGCTGCTCCTGCTGCTGCTCATCGGCGGCATCTGCGGATGCTATCTTTTGTCCTGGACAATCGGCTCGGTGAGGCTCTATCGGGGGGAATTGTAA